A genome region from Deinococcus ruber includes the following:
- a CDS encoding 2,3-bisphosphoglycerate-independent phosphoglycerate mutase, with amino-acid sequence MLDTIKGLAKKTDSKILMVVLDGIGGLPLELGGDTELATAHTPNLDALAPLAQLGQVELVGAGITPGSGPGHLSLFGYDPIKFVVGRGALSAVGIGVKLGYGDVAVRGNFATLGAGRIVEDRRAGRPSDEKNAEIVGKLKAAIPEIDGVQVEIYTESEHRFVVVFRNPGAPLGANLSDVDPQATGVQPLTAEAHDEASKKTAELVNAFVAQAEAALSAEPQVNGVLFRGYSDVPHFPSFDDIYQLRAACIASYPMYKGLASLVGMDVLEVEGHEDALSGKVEALKANWDKYDFFYFHVKKTDSTGEDGDFAEKVHKIELFDELLPELLALKPDVIAIVGDHSTPSKLMSHSWHPVPLLIASQYARKDAAVRYTEEEAAKGTLGLRKGTDLMPLLMANALKLQKYGA; translated from the coding sequence ATGCTCGATACCATCAAAGGCTTAGCCAAAAAGACCGATTCCAAGATTCTGATGGTGGTGCTCGACGGCATAGGCGGCCTGCCACTGGAACTGGGCGGCGATACCGAACTTGCGACGGCTCACACCCCCAACCTCGATGCGCTGGCCCCCCTCGCTCAGCTCGGTCAGGTCGAACTGGTCGGCGCTGGCATCACCCCTGGCAGCGGCCCCGGCCACCTGAGCCTGTTTGGCTACGATCCGATCAAGTTCGTGGTGGGGCGCGGCGCACTCAGTGCGGTGGGCATCGGCGTCAAGCTCGGATACGGCGATGTGGCGGTGCGCGGAAACTTCGCCACGCTGGGCGCAGGCCGCATCGTGGAAGACCGCCGTGCGGGCCGCCCAAGCGACGAGAAGAACGCCGAAATCGTGGGCAAGCTCAAGGCCGCCATTCCCGAGATCGACGGCGTGCAGGTCGAGATCTATACCGAATCCGAGCACCGCTTCGTGGTGGTGTTCCGCAATCCCGGTGCGCCGCTGGGAGCCAACCTCTCGGATGTCGATCCGCAGGCGACGGGCGTGCAGCCGCTGACCGCCGAGGCCCATGACGAAGCCAGTAAAAAGACGGCGGAGCTGGTCAATGCCTTCGTGGCGCAGGCCGAAGCTGCTCTGAGCGCAGAACCGCAGGTCAACGGTGTGCTGTTCCGGGGCTATTCCGATGTGCCGCACTTCCCAAGCTTCGACGACATCTATCAGCTCCGCGCCGCCTGCATCGCCAGTTACCCGATGTACAAAGGGCTGGCAAGTCTGGTCGGCATGGACGTGCTGGAGGTCGAAGGCCACGAAGACGCCCTAAGCGGCAAGGTCGAAGCGCTGAAGGCCAACTGGGACAAGTACGACTTCTTCTACTTCCATGTGAAGAAGACCGACAGCACCGGAGAAGACGGCGATTTTGCCGAGAAGGTACACAAGATCGAGCTGTTCGACGAACTTCTGCCCGAACTGCTGGCCCTGAAACCCGATGTGATTGCCATCGTGGGCGACCACAGCACGCCCAGCAAACTGATGAGCCACAGCTGGCACCCGGTTCCGCTGCTGATCGCCAGCCAGTACGCCCGCAAAGATGCCGCCGTGCGCTACACCGAGGAAGAGGCCGCCAAAGGCACACTCGGCCTGCGAAAAGGCACCGACCTGATGCCGCTGCTGATGGCAAACGCCCTGAAATTGCAGAAGTACGGAGCGTAA
- a CDS encoding AI-2E family transporter, with amino-acid sequence MLSQPPQNPSGNQNSTSPRSRDNAFQAVWRNPYVRVPIFLLLIYLTYRFFGLVSHVFVLALIAYIVAYLAHPLLNWLVRHRVPRGLGVLVVVLLILSMVGLASTLLVTIVTQFYDLVQKLPGLTANFLTWFDTLARKYTALRSLDVQLQALTENGAQTLQKYLLPYLQKYQSALVGGIFGIASSIAEGFATLILAIYMMLDYDKIGLTLIRMFPRPWQPFVLDLSNNVSRAVGGYLKGQLVIAAFVGVFVGVGLALSGIPSAPAIGFLAGLFNIVPYLGVVIAITPALLLAATTKAVILKLILVVVVFVAANQIEGHLLSPLVLGRTTDLHPVTVVLAILSGLALFGIVGALVAVPITALAKLLLQEYYYPSRVYTDGP; translated from the coding sequence GTGCTGTCGCAACCCCCCCAGAATCCGTCCGGTAATCAGAATTCGACGTCACCCCGCTCGCGCGACAATGCCTTTCAGGCAGTGTGGCGCAATCCTTATGTCCGTGTTCCTATCTTCCTGCTGCTGATCTACCTGACCTACCGCTTCTTCGGGCTGGTGTCGCATGTTTTCGTGTTGGCCCTGATCGCGTATATCGTCGCCTATCTGGCGCACCCGCTGCTGAACTGGCTGGTCAGGCACCGGGTACCGCGTGGTCTGGGCGTGCTGGTGGTGGTGCTGCTGATTCTGAGCATGGTGGGCCTGGCGTCCACGCTGCTCGTGACCATCGTGACGCAGTTCTATGATCTGGTGCAGAAACTGCCGGGTCTGACCGCCAACTTCCTGACCTGGTTCGACACCCTGGCGCGGAAGTACACAGCCCTGAGAAGTCTGGACGTGCAGCTTCAGGCGCTGACCGAGAACGGCGCACAGACGTTGCAGAAATACCTGCTGCCGTACCTTCAGAAGTACCAGAGTGCGCTGGTGGGCGGCATCTTCGGCATTGCCAGCAGCATCGCAGAGGGCTTTGCCACCCTGATTCTGGCGATCTACATGATGCTCGACTACGACAAGATCGGCCTGACGCTGATCCGCATGTTTCCCCGTCCCTGGCAGCCGTTCGTGCTCGATCTGTCGAACAACGTCAGCCGGGCAGTGGGCGGCTACCTGAAAGGCCAGCTGGTCATCGCTGCCTTCGTGGGCGTGTTCGTGGGTGTGGGGCTGGCGCTGTCGGGCATTCCCAGCGCTCCGGCCATCGGCTTTCTGGCGGGCCTGTTCAACATCGTGCCGTACCTGGGCGTGGTCATTGCCATCACTCCGGCGCTGCTGCTGGCCGCCACCACCAAGGCTGTGATCTTAAAGCTCATTCTGGTGGTGGTGGTGTTCGTGGCCGCCAACCAGATCGAGGGGCATCTGCTGTCGCCACTGGTGCTGGGGCGTACCACCGACCTGCACCCGGTCACGGTGGTGCTGGCGATTCTGTCGGGGCTGGCGCTGTTCGGCATCGTGGGGGCGCTGGTCGCGGTACCGATCACAGCGCTCGCCAAATTGCTGCTTCAGGAATATTACTATCCGAGCCGCGTGTATACCGACGGGCCATAG
- a CDS encoding RodZ domain-containing protein has product MSFGNELKAAREGLGLSIQDVAQSTKIRSDYLKALEAEDFAALPERPFARSYLQNFARELRLDSAPLLRDFDRQLPQPKVQTQRPEPRSRPAAGSRRSGVPGGVIGGILGGLLLLGLVGYVGYTAYQSRTVRSAAQTTPVTLPNTRQVRLNLVSSPGGARVYVDNRYLGLTPVKNFPLDARPKAALRVEYSGRQSYRESIALTANRNLTVTLLPETAASRAAEKLAAQHAAANPATPAPTKPAVKPAPPKPATSPKPAATSPTSGVATTTSAPATQPATTAPTTGIRLSFSGASWTRVTDQSGRVLYEGTPATGSSRAFPSGVTVRTGSAGRVSVSVAGGPVSTLGSVGQVVTRKF; this is encoded by the coding sequence ATGAGCTTTGGTAATGAACTCAAGGCAGCGCGGGAAGGACTGGGCCTCAGCATTCAGGATGTGGCCCAGAGCACTAAAATCCGGTCTGATTATCTCAAGGCGCTGGAAGCCGAAGACTTCGCGGCACTGCCGGAGCGTCCGTTCGCCCGCTCGTATCTTCAGAACTTCGCCCGCGAGTTGCGGCTCGACAGTGCGCCGCTGCTGCGCGATTTCGACCGCCAGTTACCGCAGCCCAAAGTTCAGACGCAGCGCCCCGAACCGCGTTCCCGGCCCGCTGCTGGTAGCAGGCGTTCTGGGGTTCCGGGCGGCGTTATCGGCGGAATTCTGGGGGGGCTGCTGTTGCTGGGGCTGGTCGGGTACGTGGGCTACACCGCGTATCAGTCCAGAACGGTTCGCAGCGCCGCTCAGACGACCCCAGTCACGCTCCCCAATACCCGGCAGGTGCGGCTGAATCTGGTCAGCAGCCCCGGCGGTGCGCGGGTGTACGTCGATAACCGCTACCTGGGCCTGACCCCCGTCAAGAACTTCCCTCTGGACGCTCGCCCCAAGGCCGCGCTGCGGGTCGAGTACAGCGGGCGGCAGAGTTACCGCGAAAGCATCGCCCTGACCGCCAACCGGAATCTCACGGTGACGCTGTTGCCCGAAACTGCCGCCAGCCGCGCCGCCGAGAAACTGGCCGCTCAGCACGCTGCCGCCAACCCGGCCACGCCCGCTCCGACAAAGCCAGCCGTCAAACCGGCCCCCCCGAAACCGGCCACGTCGCCCAAGCCCGCTGCCACCAGTCCGACATCTGGCGTGGCAACGACAACGTCCGCACCTGCGACTCAGCCCGCTACCACAGCGCCGACCACCGGCATCCGGCTGAGCTTCAGCGGCGCGTCCTGGACACGCGTTACCGATCAGAGTGGGCGCGTTCTGTACGAAGGCACCCCGGCCACCGGCAGCAGCCGTGCTTTTCCCAGCGGCGTCACGGTACGCACCGGATCGGCGGGCAGAGTGAGCGTATCGGTGGCTGGTGGCCCGGTCAGCACGCTCGGATCGGTGGGACAGGTCGTTACGCGCAAGTTCTGA